The following coding sequences lie in one Azospirillaceae bacterium genomic window:
- a CDS encoding alpha/beta hydrolase encodes MSLGKGVRRAVLVLAAVAGFAAPATARMWIEPVFSDQPELGPGQAKGIVVWSHGRSVHSEDSEASSPLYLRTLREAGFDVVRFNRLRRSDTLNDSATALAARADEFRTRGYGRIVLAGQSYGAFISLMAAGATDSIDAVIGTAPAAYGSFQEAPNTWKMNAKVLYTIVERVRRARVMLAFFHGDAFDPGGRAERVESILAAKGLPHLVLDQPTDLIGHAASASGLFVRRFGACVARFAETAPQAGDPPCESQWGRRTETVAAAQASAGGAARAPFIGRWYGFYPNGREIEITVERADPQRATLVYQLGAGPEPGQAGETIRREGRLERGALVFDEPDRNRLRLELRPDGRAALTWLAREGEGRLDAVMQRIGTTTLAESR; translated from the coding sequence ATGTCGTTGGGCAAAGGCGTTCGGCGGGCGGTTCTGGTCCTGGCGGCGGTGGCGGGTTTTGCCGCACCGGCAACGGCACGGATGTGGATCGAGCCGGTGTTCTCCGACCAGCCCGAACTGGGCCCCGGCCAAGCGAAAGGCATCGTGGTCTGGAGCCACGGCCGCTCGGTCCACTCCGAGGACTCCGAAGCCTCCTCGCCCTTGTACCTTCGCACCCTGCGCGAAGCGGGGTTCGACGTCGTCCGCTTCAACCGCCTGCGCCGGTCGGACACGCTGAACGACAGCGCCACCGCGTTGGCGGCCCGTGCCGACGAGTTCAGGACGCGCGGCTACGGCCGCATCGTCCTGGCGGGCCAGTCCTACGGGGCGTTCATCTCGCTGATGGCCGCCGGAGCCACCGACAGCATCGATGCGGTGATCGGCACCGCCCCGGCCGCCTACGGCAGCTTCCAGGAGGCCCCGAACACCTGGAAGATGAACGCAAAGGTCCTCTATACGATCGTCGAGCGCGTCCGCAGGGCGCGGGTGATGCTGGCCTTCTTCCATGGCGATGCCTTCGACCCCGGCGGCCGTGCGGAGCGGGTGGAATCGATCCTGGCCGCGAAGGGCCTGCCGCATCTGGTGCTGGACCAGCCGACCGACCTGATCGGCCACGCGGCCTCGGCGAGCGGATTATTCGTCCGCCGCTTCGGTGCCTGCGTCGCCCGCTTCGCCGAGACAGCCCCCCAGGCCGGCGATCCGCCGTGCGAGTCGCAATGGGGCCGGCGCACCGAAACGGTGGCCGCGGCCCAGGCGTCGGCAGGCGGCGCGGCGCGCGCGCCGTTCATCGGCCGTTGGTACGGCTTCTATCCGAACGGCCGGGAGATCGAGATCACAGTTGAACGGGCCGATCCCCAACGCGCGACCCTGGTCTATCAACTCGGTGCGGGGCCGGAACCGGGTCAGGCCGGCGAGACCATCCGGCGCGAGGGCCGGCTGGAGCGCGGCGCCCTTGTGTTCGACGAACCGGACCGCAACCGCCTCCGCCTCGAACTTCGCCCGGACGGCCGGGCTGCGCTGACATGGCTCGCCCGCGAGGGCGAAGGCCGCCTCGACGCGGTGATGCAGCGCATCGGGACCACCACACTGGCCGAATCCCGCTGA